From the Brassica napus cultivar Da-Ae chromosome A8, Da-Ae, whole genome shotgun sequence genome, one window contains:
- the LOC106361405 gene encoding probable N-acetyltransferase HLS1 — MIVVREYDPSRDLAGVEDVERRCEVGPSGKLSLFTDLLGDPLCRIRHSPSFLMLVAEMGTEKKEIVGMIRGCIKTVTCGIKLDLNHKSQNDTVKPLYTKLAYVLGLRVSPSHRREGIGFKLVEMMEEWFTQTGAEYSYIATENDNQASINLFTGKCGYSKFRKPSILVNPVYAHRVNVSRQVTIIKLDPVDAESLYRLRFSTTEFFPRDIDSVLNNKLSLGTFVAVPRVSCYGSGSGSWPGSAKFLEYPPESWAVLSVWNCKDSFRLEVRGASRLRRVVAKTTRVVDKTLPFLKLPSIPSVFKPFGLHFMYGIGGEGPRATKMVKSLCGHAHNMAKKGGCGVVAAEVAGEEPLRQGIPHWKVLSCDEDLWCIKRLGEDYSDGVVGDWTKSLPGTSIFVDPREF; from the exons ATGATAGTGGTTAGAGAATACGACCCTAGCAGAGACTTAGCCGGTGTGGAGGATGTAGAACGACGGTGCGAGGTCGGACCAAGCGGCAAGCTTTCTCTCTTCACCGACCTTTTGGGTGACCCGCTTTGTAGGATCCGACATTCACCTTCTTTTCTTATGTTG GTGGCTGAGATGGGTACGGAGAAGAAGGAGATAGTGGGCATGATTAGAGGTTGCATCAAAACCGTTACGTGTGGCATAAAACTCGATTTAAATCATAAATCCCAAAACGACACCGTTAAACCTCTTTACACTAAACTGGCCTACGTTTTGGGCCTCCGTGTCTCTCCCTCTCATAG GAGGGAAGGGATAGGGTTTAAGCTCGTGGAGATGATGGAAGAATGGTTTACGCAAACCGGCGCAGAATATTCGTATATTGCAACTGAAAACGATAACCAAGCTTCCATTAATCTTTTCACGGGAAAGTGCGGTTACTCCAAGTTCCGTAAACCGTCCATTTTGGTTAATCCGGTTTACGCCCACCGGGTTAACGTCTCACGTCAAGTAACCATCATCAAACTGGACCCGGTTGACGCAGAATCTCTGTACCGGCTCCGGTTCAGTACAACAGAGTTTTTCCCGCGGGATATTGATTCGGTGTTGAACAACAAACTCTCTCTCGGGACTTTTGTAGCGGTGCCACGTGTCAGCTGTTACGGGTCCGGGTCAGGATCATGGCCCGGTTCGGCAAAGTTTCTGGAGTATCCACCCGAGTCATGGGCTGTGTTGAGCGTTTGGAACTGCAAAGACTCGTTTCGGTTGGAGGTTCGTGGCGCGTCGAGGTTGAGACGTGTAGTGGCTAAGACGACTCGTGTGGTTGATAAAACGCTGCCGTTTTTGAAACTTCCTTCGATACCGTCGGTGTTTAAACCGTTTGGTCTTCACTTTATGTACGGTATCGGCGGAGAAGGCCCACGTGCAACAAAGATGGTGAAGTCATTGTGTGGTCACGCACATAACATGGCGAAGAAAGGAGGTTGTGGTGTTGTGGCGGCGGAAGTTGCCGGAGAAGAGCCGTTGCGGCAAGGGATACCTCACTGGAAAGTACTATCGTGTGACGAAGATCTATGGTGTATTAAACGGCTTGGAGAAGACTATAGTGATGGTGTTGTTGGTGACTGGACTAAGTCACTACCTGGCACTTCAATCTTTGTGGATCCTAGagaattttaa